A genomic region of Arachis stenosperma cultivar V10309 chromosome 9, arast.V10309.gnm1.PFL2, whole genome shotgun sequence contains the following coding sequences:
- the LOC130949770 gene encoding uncharacterized protein LOC130949770 codes for MYGATLTVLQKVIVDGSTYFQHGDADSGYNTLTLFEFVLILHLMKDIMGITDILCQALQKQSQDIVNAVQLVHSTKTLIQSMRDDRWEELLKNVKSFCEQHDILIPDLTASYVARQGRSHHQKDLITVEHYFRVEIFQAMDLLSLSSTLMPKDAYKNFDIAKISTLVDSYYPEDFTE; via the coding sequence ATGTATGGTGCAACGTTGACTGTTTTACAAAAAGTTATTGTTGATGGATCAACTTATTTTCAGCATGGTGATGCAGATAGTGGTTACAATACCTTGACCTTATTTGAGTTTGTATTGATCTTGCATTTGATGAAAGATATTATGGGAATAACTGATATTCTTTGTCAAGCCTTACAAAAGCAGTCTCAAGACATAGTTAATGCTGTGCAACTAGTTCATTCTACAAAAACACTTATCCAAAGCATGAGAGATGATAGATGGGAGgaattattaaaaaatgtgAAATCATTTTGTGAACAACATGATATTCTAATTCCTGATTTAACTGCTTCTTATGTTGCAAGGCAAGGACGCTCGCATCACCAAAAAGATCTTATTACAGTTGAGCATTATTTTAGAGTGGAGATATTTCAAGCAATGGATCTACTAAGTCTGAGCTCTACTCTCATGCCTAAGGATGCTtacaaaaattttgatattgCTAAGATTTCTACTCTTGTTGACAGCTACTATCCCGAAGACTTTACTGAATAA